A single region of the Gossypium arboreum isolate Shixiya-1 chromosome 12, ASM2569848v2, whole genome shotgun sequence genome encodes:
- the LOC108477209 gene encoding adenine phosphoribosyltransferase 4 isoform X1 produces MSAYRDKDPRIHGIQSKIRVVPNFPKPAGIMFQDITTLLLDPKAFKDTVDLFVERYKGKNISVVAGIEARGFIFGTPIALEIGAKFVPLRKPNKLPGKVISEEYELEYGRDCLEMHLGAVEPGERALVVDDLIATGGTLCAAMKLLERVGAEVVECACVIELPDLKGRERLNGKPLYVLLESY; encoded by the exons ATGTCGGCTTACAGAGACAAAGATCCCCGTATTCATGGCATCCAATCCAAGATTCGTGTTGTCCCCAATTTCCCCAAACCAG CAGGTATTATGTTTCAAGACATAACTACTCTTTTACTGGATCCTAAAGCATTCAAGGACACAGTGGATTTGTTCGTTGAGAGATACAAAGGGAAGAACATTTCAGTTGTTGCAG GTATAGAAGCTCGGGGTTTTATCTTCGGTACTCCCATTGCATTGGAAATTGGAGCAAAGTTTGTTCCCTTGAGAAAACCGAACAAGTTGCCTG GTAAAGTTATTTCAGAAGAGTATGAACTGGAATATGGAAGGGATTGTCTGGAGATGCATCTTGGAGCTGTTGAACCCGGTGAGCGGGCTTTGGTTGTTGATGACTTGATAGCAACTGGAGGCACTCTTTGTGCTGCTATGAAGTTACTGG AACGCGTTGGAGCAGAAGTAGTTGAATGTGCATGTGTTATCGAGTTGCCAGATTTAAAG GGTCGAGAACGCTTGAATGGCAAGCCATTATATGTACTTCTGGAGTCCTACTGA
- the LOC108478354 gene encoding uncharacterized protein LOC108478354, which translates to MASGWVKSLQCKSRAYEDVYHPSPKYLIPSTSCTRSSQSIKDVIQTAKKKPKKSDTKPNPKLLSRSSSKPESDLNSTPPPPRPRRSSSMPSRAVRNPDPVLPALTELPEGHPSRNVVEIIFHTSWSPKTFTGRIEMIFKVQNGPRTVSRFEEYRETVKTRSSSGSGGPASADEENARCVADGNEVMRFHCLGPTTGSCGMNEKWLFSGGKGAAICTYSGSGGAHERAGGGMGRKAMLVCRVIAGRVSKRGGLGYETLLEGRVGCDSVSGDNGELLVFDPRAVLPCFLIIYKL; encoded by the coding sequence ATGGCGAGCGGGTGGGTCAAATCTTTGCAATGCAAATCGAGAGCATATGAAGATGTTTATCACCCCAGCCCTAAGTATTTGATCCCTAGTACCAGTTGTACACGAAGTTCTCAAAGCATCAAGGATGTCATCCAAACGGCCAAGAAAAAACCCAAGAAATCGGACACCAAACCCAACCCCAAACTGCTTTCGAGGTCCAGCAGTAAACCCGAATCCGATTTGAATAGTACTCCGCCCCCGCCTCGACCTCGCCGGAGTAGTTCAATGCCTTCACGTGCAGTTAGGAACCCTGACCCTGTCCTGCCTGCACTGACCGAACTGCCTGAGGGTCACCCTTCGAGGAATGTCGTGGAGATTATTTTCCATACGAGTTGGAGCCCCAAGACTTTCACGGGTCGGATCGAGATGATTTTTAAAGTTCAAAATGGACCAAGGACGGTGAGCAGGTTCGAGGAGTACCGAGAGACTGTGAAAACTCGGTCCAGCTCGGGCTCGGGTGGCCCAGCTTCTGCCGACGAGGAAAATGCGAGGTGCGTAGCCGACGGTAACGAGGTAATGCGGTTCCATTGCTTGGGTCCCACTACAGGGAGCTGCGGAATGAACGAAAAGTGGCTGTTTTCCGGCGGGAAAGGTGCTGCGATTTGCACGTATTCCGGTAGCGGCGGGGCTCACGAGAGGGCGGGAGGTGGGATGGGGAGGAAGGCGATGTTGGTTTGCCGGGTTATTGCTGGACGAGTCTCGAAGCGGGGAGGGTTGGGGTACGAGACGTTGCTGGAGGGGCGAGTGGGGTGTGACTCAGTGAGTGGAGACAACGGCGAGTTGCTGGTGTTCGATCCACGTGCAGTGTTGCCTTGCTTTCTTATTATCTACAAATTGTAA
- the LOC108477209 gene encoding adenine phosphoribosyltransferase 4 isoform X2, with amino-acid sequence MSAYRDKDPRIHGIQSKIRVVPNFPKPGIMFQDITTLLLDPKAFKDTVDLFVERYKGKNISVVAGIEARGFIFGTPIALEIGAKFVPLRKPNKLPGKVISEEYELEYGRDCLEMHLGAVEPGERALVVDDLIATGGTLCAAMKLLERVGAEVVECACVIELPDLKGRERLNGKPLYVLLESY; translated from the exons ATGTCGGCTTACAGAGACAAAGATCCCCGTATTCATGGCATCCAATCCAAGATTCGTGTTGTCCCCAATTTCCCCAAACCAG GTATTATGTTTCAAGACATAACTACTCTTTTACTGGATCCTAAAGCATTCAAGGACACAGTGGATTTGTTCGTTGAGAGATACAAAGGGAAGAACATTTCAGTTGTTGCAG GTATAGAAGCTCGGGGTTTTATCTTCGGTACTCCCATTGCATTGGAAATTGGAGCAAAGTTTGTTCCCTTGAGAAAACCGAACAAGTTGCCTG GTAAAGTTATTTCAGAAGAGTATGAACTGGAATATGGAAGGGATTGTCTGGAGATGCATCTTGGAGCTGTTGAACCCGGTGAGCGGGCTTTGGTTGTTGATGACTTGATAGCAACTGGAGGCACTCTTTGTGCTGCTATGAAGTTACTGG AACGCGTTGGAGCAGAAGTAGTTGAATGTGCATGTGTTATCGAGTTGCCAGATTTAAAG GGTCGAGAACGCTTGAATGGCAAGCCATTATATGTACTTCTGGAGTCCTACTGA